The Molothrus ater isolate BHLD 08-10-18 breed brown headed cowbird chromosome 29, BPBGC_Mater_1.1, whole genome shotgun sequence nucleotide sequence tataaacttaaacattaaaataataattatattaaaaaaaaagatattaaatagTGCCCTGTGTCACTGAGAGCCCCATGGCTGGGGGAAACAGGTGCTGGCAAGGTGGTGAACCATGCAAGAGGGGCACTGAGGCAGAAAGTCCCCAGAGCCAGGATGATCCTGCTGCAACACAGCCCTGGAAGACACAGGCTGAGGAACAGTAGAAGGGGCCCCCAGTTTGTGAACCTGCTTTGGGGGAGCTCCCTGGCACCCCCCCCCCACCAACCCCAGCCTCAGCGTGGCTGGTTCAGCAGGACCTCAAGCCAGCACGGGCAGGAGGTGATGAACTGCCGGGAGTAGCAGGGTCCCCAACCCTTGGCAAAGCTGATGCGGATACTGTGAGGGTCACAGGgcccctccccaggcagctgccagccccctctgccccctgcccaCTCATAATCGAACACCTTTGCCGAGTAGCCGGGCAGCACCTTGAGGACAGGCAGCCCGCAGGCGCCgggggggctcagggtgggcgAGCTGACGAAGATGGGGTGCTCGCTGCGGTTGTAGGCCCACACCCCCCCCGgctcctggctcagctgcagcccccgGCCGATCTTGCCCCGTGCCCGGCGCACGGCGCAGCTGCGGTAGGCGGCgggcagctgggccaggcagaACCCGCTGCCCCGGGGCAGCTCGCAGAAAACGTTCACCGAGGCCTCGTGCACGGCGTAGAGGCGGCCCACGCGCGTCCGGTACTCCCAGTAAGCCAGTTTGCACCAACAGCCGTCCTTGATGGTGCTCCACGAGAGACTGGTGTCTGGcaaggggagagcagagctgtcaccaGCAGGATGTGACTGAGCCAAGCAGCTGGAAGGGCCGAGGGGAGTGGGCACAGAGGGTGTGTGAGGACAGACAGATGGACGTGGTGCACCAGGGATGCCTCAGTGCAGAGTCCTGCGCTGGGTGTGAGCCTCTGGAGCTGTTCCCAGTCCCCGAGTACGGTGGtgaagggctgggggagggcTGTCGGGGGGGGGTTGGTCCCTGAGTGCAGGGGAAGGTGGGGCAGTGGCAGCTGGTGGCCTTGGTGGCCAGCAGCCAGgcgggagctggggctgtgtgcgTCAAGGCACATTGTGTGTGTCCCCATAGGCAGCGCTTCCTCCAGCAGGGAGCCTGGTGCTGCCAAAAATAACAGGAGCTTCAGTGGCGGGGGGGCGTCTGGGCCCAGACCGCTCCCCCAGCAGGAACCCCTCATCCCCTGTCGGAgtcttttcctcctgctgggaGTGACTGCTGGCTCCATTCCCTGATTTTCATGTTCTGTCCTCTCCAATCTCTGCTTCTGACTCAGGGGTtcagccctgcccagtgccctcctgcctgctgggtgTGGCAGAGGGCTGTGCCCTGCGTGTCTCCCAGCGTGCTGGGCGCATCTTACCGCACCAGTCCCCACCGTCGTAGCTGAACTCCATGAGCTGGGGCTCATCTGGCCAGGAGGGACCACACGATGCCTTCAAGTAGGGGGGTGGCGGGGTTtctgcagaggagagagaaggaaataggAGGCTGGGAGTGCATCCTGCCCCTCAGAGCCCACTGGAGCCCTGAGGCAGCCCCAGAGAGCAGGGGTCAGAGCCTGGGCGGGCGAGGCAGCCTCCAGTGTTGCCACCAGCACTCACCAGGTACAGCCAGGCGGCTGAAGTGATGGGGgttgcagcacagcccagccaagTCCCCACAGGCTCCCTGGCCCCCAGCACAGTAGCAGAGGTGCTTGAGCTCATGGGACTGGTGGAGGTCAGGCCAGCGGAAGAGGCGGCAGAGCAGGACTTGAGGGGGGAGTCCCTGCTTGACCCCTCGTGGGTCCCCCCGTGGCGCCAAAACGCAGCCAGACTCCCAGGCGCCCCGGCTCTCCACCacctgcaccagcagctccagctcctcatcctTCAGCTTCTTGAAGAGGGCATGCACCGCTGGTTTGAGGGCAGCGGGGCCATCCTCggggctggctgctgcacagCGCTGCCGCCACAGCCTCCGCACCAGCCCAGCACGGCGCGAACGGAACATGCGGTGGTCGTGGGGACCACCTGCAGGATGGAGACAGGCATCACCCCCCGTGCCCTCTGAGAGCTGTGGCTCCGGGGGGTCCCAATGGGGACCCTGTGCATCTCTCCCCGTGTCCACCCAGATCCCTGGCAAGGCTGCTTTGCCTGGATTTGCTGCTGTCATCCCCACCTCATGTGGGCACGGTGCCGCTTTAAGGCATAGTGGCATCCCCAAGGTCACATCAGACACGAGCCCCAAAACAACCCTCACCGCTGGAGaacctgcctgtgctcctgcccacagcacccacccGCACCCTCTCACCCCCCTGTCTGtcgtggggctgggaaaggggtCCCTGCAGAGGAGGGTCTCACTCACAGTGGGTGGTGGAGGTGGGTGAGAGGCTCCAGGGCACCGCATGGGGCTGTGCTCTCGGGGCGGCCGGCACTGCTCTGCCCGTCACGCGTCACTGCCTGGactttttcctgtgctgggactctctctcccctcccccgGACCTTCCCGTTTGGGGAATTCATTGATTTCCCtcatcccagccagccctggggctgagccaCCGCCAGGGCCACCACGTCAGGGCTACCACACCAGAACATGGCACAAGATGCGTGGGCTGCAGTGGTCAGGGATGCCCAGCACCGTGCTACCAAGGCAGCCAGGAGCCTAAAAAGCACCACAGACACCAGTGCACAACCACAGGGCAGGGTCCAGCTGAGAGCTGATCTGGGCAGGGGGACACCACAAGGCAGAGTCTTTGCAGACCCCATCCCTACTCACGTCCTCGCGGGGATCATTGCAAGGACCACCTAAGCCCCTCGTGGCATCTTGggcaagggtttctgctgcCCCTCAGATGTTGACCTGGCCGGGGCCCCCCCGCAGGCAGTGGGTGAGGGTGGGAGCCTGCTCCACAACAAAGGAGCTAATGTAAACGGGACCCTTATCCCGCGCCGGGCCAGGCTTCCTGCTCCTGACTTCCCGCCGAGATAAGGGAGGCCACGCTGGCGCCAGCGCTGCTGCCGAGGACGGGGCATGCAGagcttcccctgtgctggggccaggcagcagcacaggcagcaatgGGGCAGGGTGGGCTCACAGACCCACAGCCACCCCCTGGTGCTACAAGCCGTGACctttgctgcagctcccagccaggctgggcccaTTGGAGATATTTTTCTCTAGCTGCTTCCCACAGAGTGAAATAGGAAAGAGGCAGGAGtgggggagcaggcaggagatgcAGGCAGAACCCCAGCCCCCCACTCTTTCCCCTTGGCCCCAAGGGATGTGGGGACCCTCAGTCCTGGACAGGGACAAGGGGTGTGCTGGAGTGCCTTAGTGCTACCCAGGGCTAGGAACAGGAGGtttggggacacacacacacagacattcccagagctctgcccaaACAGATGCAGCCAGTCAGGCACTGCTCAGGTTTATTGGGGTCTCTGATCAGGGAgggcacaggctggagcagtcTCAACGCCAGAGGTCCATCAGCTCCATCAGCACAGGGCAACAGGGACAgtcctggggaggggagagaggcaCAGGGGGTAACAACCCACTGACCAGAACCAAGGCCGTACCCTCTCAACCCCCAGAACTGCCACAGCCAGGCCCCTGTCAATGTTCCAAGCACCATGCCAGGTCAAGCTGCAGGCAGGTCACTCAcccacagcaccagggcaggcaggggctgacAGGgtcctgggacactgggagggtCCTTCCCTAGTCCAGCAGCTCACGGATGCACcagctgcagagaaggaagTAGATGCATTTCCACAGAAGCCGCAGCAACCAGGAGCCCAGGCGCAGCCCGAGGGAGGTGGCAGcgggtgctggcagtgccagggcgTGTACCCGTGCCACTGGCTGGGGAGCACCCTGCAGACAGGCTGCCATGGTCCAGAGGATGTGCATGGCCCACGAGGAATCAGCAGGATCTGACAcggtgggagaggcagcagtgctgacGTGCGGGGCCCTGGCAAGCACTGGAACCTGCTACATTCTCTGCATTTCCAAAACTCCTACAATAGTGGGtgcagggaagggggcacaACCTGGGGACCCTTTTGTTCCTCCCACTCCTGCCCCATGGAGCCCTCAGGGCTCAACAAGACCACGTGCCAGTGCAGTGCAGACTGCAGCAGGTTTATTTCGTGCTGACAGGCAGCAACTTTATTCAGGGTCActcccagcagcattccagtGGAGGAGGCTCACAGAACGTGGCCTTCACTGGCGGGAGGTGCGCTcttcttcctcattttccagCTCATAGGCAGGCCGGTAGCTCTCCCGGCCCTGAGCATCGGTGCAGCGTAGGGCTGGGTTCTTCTTTGTGTTGGTCATGCTCCCCAGGGATGTGTAGCTGTGGAgggaagaagcagctgcaggactgcACCCAGGGCCACTGGCTGTGCACGTGAGAAGGGCAGCACCGGGCACTCACCCTCTGTCATAGAGGATACAGTAGGGGACAAAGAGCTTGCGCAGGAACTCCCAGATGTCCCGGTAGGTCCAGTCCTGCAGGCAGAATTGGGCAGGGATTGAGGCAGAGGCAAAAAGCTGCTCCCTTGCCTCCCAGGGAAGCAAGTCAGACCTTCCTGGAGAGCACCTGGGAGAGCCAGATGGTCAGCAGAGCACCACCActcctcccagcacctccccaaACACAGGGCAACCCCCCAGGAGGCAAGAAGGAGCCCTGCCcaacagcacccagcagcatcactgcagcaaggggcacccacagctgcacagaggagcagcaaatgCTCTGGGAGGGTGAGAATTGGGAGAGAAGCTGTCCAGGATGGGGGTGGatcactgctgcttcccagccccaTCAGATCCCCCTGCCAGGCCCTGTGGcaacagctccagccccacagcaggtGGGGGCCACGTACCAGCAAGGGGTTCACCCTCATGTAAGGGGGCCAGTCGGGGTCTGTCACACACATGGGGGTCAGGGTGCGTGAGTAGGGGTCCGTGCGCCGCGTTCCCATCAGGACAGcttccagctggggctgctgctccttcagctgcgCCAGGGCCTCCCGGATGGAGCCCTCcacagtgcagagctggacCCCATACCTGCacaggcagggtgggcagctgTCTGCAGGCTGCACTGCACAgcctctgggcagcagcccaCCCCACTGTGCCTCCTACCTCTGGACTGTTGCCTGAATGAACTGCTCCATttcagggaatggggacacaaTGCGGATGTAGAGcacctgcagcttctcctgcctcGCTGGGAACCGCCTGCAGAGAGACCCAGTGCAGCTGGACTCTGACCCATGGCAACTGGAGGCAAGGCAGCGTCCAGATCCGACCAGAGAGAGCCCAGGAATCCACTCATTCCCCCAGGGTGGAGCAAGCAagagccccagagccctggTCAGGGTCTGCAGGACCCCTAAGCCttgccccagcctggagccccATGTGTGGGTacctctgcacagcagcatggacgaggtgcagcagggctgtgcagtcCTTGCCCCCGTTGAAGCCCACGCAGAGCTGGACCAGATTGTACTGGTCCAAAGCCTCCTCGATGGttctcagggctgctgccaccTTCTGCCCCAGGGCCGAGCCTGCCAGGACAGGACAGTTGGTGCCTGCCCAGCTCATGTTCCCTTAGCACGGCCCCAGGGCCTAGGGCACTTCACCCTCTGGACACACAGCAGAGCCATTGCTGGTATCACAGCCAAGAGCTTGTTCAACCCAGAGATCTGGGCCACAACATGACAGGGATCATGAGGACATGGGGAACTGTGGCACTGCAGCTACTGCTGCACACTGTGCTCTCAGACCCTGCCATCACCAGCCCTAACTGAGGTTACAGGTCCCATTCCCACCTGTGTAGGATGAAGCCCACTGTAGCTGCAGCACGCCTCAAGCCTCCCAGCACACAACAGgcaagctctgctgccaggctggagttcccactgccccagcc carries:
- the LOC118695973 gene encoding mothers against decapentaplegic homolog 6-like, whose product is MFRSRRAGLVRRLWRQRCAAASPEDGPAALKPAVHALFKKLKDEELELLVQVVESRGAWESGCVLAPRGDPRGVKQGLPPQVLLCRLFRWPDLHQSHELKHLCYCAGGQGACGDLAGLCCNPHHFSRLAVPETPPPPYLKASCGPSWPDEPQLMEFSYDGGDWCDTSLSWSTIKDGCWCKLAYWEYRTRVGRLYAVHEASVNVFCELPRGSGFCLAQLPAAYRSCAVRRARGKIGRGLQLSQEPGGVWAYNRSEHPIFVSSPTLSPPGACGLPVLKVLPGYSAKVFDYEWAGGRGGWQLPGEGPCDPHSIRISFAKGWGPCYSRQFITSCPCWLEVLLNQPR